The following is a genomic window from Aythya fuligula isolate bAytFul2 chromosome 7, bAytFul2.pri, whole genome shotgun sequence.
TCAGGCTTAGTCAAACATTATTTCTCCCATCGTGGAGTGCTGATTCCTTGTAAGCTCAGCACTGCTTGGTGGTGAGAAAGCCCTTACACACTGTTAGCCCCCAGAAGCTCACAGCACACAGGTGAGTGGGCACACAAACTCCTGATGCTGTCGCAGTGGTTGTGATGAGCTGGGAGAGGTGTCCCACAACACTGAGCTCTTTGACCTCTGTAGGGgtacacacaccacacacacgGCTTTCTCCCACCCTGAAGGGCAGTGAAAAGGCCACAAGCTGTGTTAAACAGATAACAAATTATGGAACAATGTAAACGTCTATAATGTAGCTGGAATGGGGGTCTGATTAAACCAGGCCTACTGGCACCTTaatattaattttgctttggtttgaCAGTCTTTGGTTTGCTACACAGTAATGGAAAGAATACTAAAGCCtggcttttgctttctctttggcAGCCCCAACTGAGACCACTGTGGCCGAAACACCAGGTATTTATCCCTGCTCATAGACCCTACAGCTGAGCGTGGctgtgccccagctgcagcagcctcccccagcaGTGTGCAGCCACCCTCCAAAGGGGGACGCGAGTTCCTCCCTCCTGTCAGACCTGTGGCAGTTCCTAACCAGCACTTGTGCTCTCTTGCATGCCTCTCCAGCCCCTGCCGAAACCACCACACCTCCAGTACCAGGTACTGAACGCTTTATTCTGTCTGGAATTGGTGCCAGGATGAAGCCTGGCAGAACGCTGCTGATTGCCTCCACAAGCAGCAGCCTTTGCTTTGCTCACCCAGTAATGGGAAAATGGCTGAAGCCtggcttttgctttctctttggcAGCCCCAACTGAGACCACTGTGGCCGAAACACCAGGTATTTATCCCTGCTCATAGACCCTACAGCTGAGTGGTTGTGCCccggctgcagcagcctcccctgGGGCTGCAAGCATCCACCCTCCAAACAGGAGCCTGTGCCTCCACTGTGGTGTGGgttcctcctgcctctccagcCCATGGCAGCTCCTAACTGGCACTTGTGTTCTCTTCCTTGCCTCACCAGTCCCTGCTGAAACCACCACACCTCCAGCACCAGGTACTGACCACTTTATTCTGTGAGGAATTGGTGCCAGGATGAAGCCTGGCAGAACGCTGCTGATTCCCTCCACAAGCAGCAACCTTTGGTTTGCTCCCACAGTAATGGAAAGACTACTAAAGCCtggcttttgctttctctttggcAGCCCCAACTGAGACCACTGTGGCCGAAACACCAGGTATTTATTCCTGCTCATAGACCCTACAGCTGAGTGTGGCTATGCCCAGGTTGCAGCAGCCTCCCCTGGGGTTGCACACAGCCACCCTCCAAACAGGAGCCTTTGGCTCTGCTGTGGCATGGGTTCATCCTGCTTGTCTGGCCCATGGCAGCTCCTAACTGGCGCTTGTGTTCTCTTCCTTGCCTCACCAGTCCCTGCTGAAACCACCACGCCTCCAGTACCAGGTACTGACCACTTAATTCTGTGAGGAATTGGTGCCAGGATGAAGCCTGGCAGAACACTGCTGATTGCCTCCACAAGCAGCAGCCTTTGCTTTGCTCACCCAGTAATGGGAAAATGGCTGAAGCCtggcttttgctttctctttggcAGTTCCGACCAAGTCCCCAGCAGCAGAAACTTCAGGTACTTGTTGGTGCTCGTTTCCAGCAGCCCGGTGAGCAGTGGCGCTGCCTGGCCATGCAGCATGGACAGAGCTCCTGGAGCTGAGGGCCAGGCACTGCAAATGGGTGGAggaaaactgaggcacaggGATGGTGCTTGGGGACCATGGAGTGTCCTCAGGCAAAAAATGTTAGGAATCCTTGGCCTACCTCTTGTGGGtacacatttattatttctcatGCGAATGATGAATTTATTTAGGATTCAGACAATGTttactttcatattttgttttctcacgGTAACGATCTCCTCAACTCCATCAGTCCTTCAAATTCCTATAGACAGAGGCATTACCACTTGTAAATTGTGCAGTGTTATTCCAGTTTCAGTGCTTAGCCAGCTATCTGATTGTGATCTGACAACGCGTTAACATTGCTTCCCACCTCATGCCTAGAAAGTCAGCCTCGTGCACTTGCCAAAGTTGCATCCCCACTGGAAACTGAGTCAGTGAgaatttctgatattttcagtgGTATTTGTTTTGAATCTTAGATAGAGTTTTTGACAATGTGATTTAACTTTTGAAGAAAGTTGAATTTCAGGTTCTGCTCAGACATTGCAAATACCGTGCCTCAAATGCTCAGAGGGCAGACTAAGGTCTTGTTTTTAAGTCTGGCCCTATCAGCCTCACATTGCTAAAAGACTGCATCAGTAAATTAACTCTATTTTTCTGGTGACTTACAGAAAACTGAACTTCTGATAAAAAGCATTCATTTGAGCATGGAGTCATCTGCCTAAACAAATGAATAAGCAGAATTAAATCTTGTTCCTGTTATTGCTAGTAATATGTCATCATTCAAGCCTGCATGCTTTTCTTAATATGAGTTTTTTGCCCATGACAGCTCTGTTATTCAGCTCTGttgatattaatattttctagtCTGACTGCATTCAGCTGATTACAGTGGATATTAACTGATTACATACAAGCGCATATTTTCATCATTCACtctcacttattttcttttttttttttttcattaaaagctcCTCCAAAATCAAGGCCAGCACCTATAAGCCAAGGTAGggccttctccttcctctttttaattcttttccctCACCAGTTCCCTGCACGCTGGGCAAGATGTGAGCTGAAGAGGGCTGGCAGATCATGGCAGGCAGCATCtgaggcagagagcagaggcTTGCCCAAGCGGGACAAGCTGGCCTACATCTGCaacatttatggaaaaaaagacatttgaaacACCTGTCCATGGATTGCCAGGCTGCTGGCCAGGTGTGGCAGCAGGGACCTcgaaagcaaagcagcagctcaggggtTGTCGTGGCGAGCTCACTGTGTCCTGCAGAATTGCTGACGTGTGTGACCTCAGGGTTAGCTGTAGGAGGGAGGGATAAGCTATGGCACCAGCGAAGAAAGAGaggaattcattttctctccactCAGCTGTTTTCTCCAGCTTAGTCAGCAAAGCCCACATCTGCAGTCGTGAAGCACACTGGTATTTAATGCATGCTGCGTATTAATGTATACTAAATTCTGGTTTATTAACATTAAATTTCTTCTCCTCTAGTAACCCTCACCTGTCTGCCTAATTACATGCGGGCCATCATCAGGAGATCCTACCTCAACTCCCGAGGGTACCTTGCCAGGAACGTCCACCTGCAAGACCCCAGGTGCAGGCCTGTGATCACCAACTTCCACGCCACCTTCCGCATACCGTACAATGGCTGTGGCACGAGGAGGCTGGTGAGAAAGTCTAGCCTTGAAATTATCACATGCCAAGATGGTGTCAAAGTTATTTATGAACAAAACTTTGCCTCAGCTGTAAGGCCAAGGttggccagcagggccaggcccTGCTATCCCTCAGCTCCCCCAGCTTCCCAGTGGCATTCAGGAAAATGGTTCTGCACTACTTTGCAGCTCTAAACTCACTAATATTTTAACAGATAACGCGTGGAGCCATCACTTATTCCAACACAGTGGAAGGAACCATGTCTGGCAACCTCTACAGCAGAAATAGGAACTCGCTGCTGAACCTCGCCTGCAGAATATACAGCAACCCCGGTTTCAAAGCTCTACCCAGCATTAGAGAGTCTCCGTACCAGCAAACTCCATCTGGACGATTTGTTGTCAAGTTTGCCTTTTATGATTCACCATCTTTTTCCAATGTAGTGAGGTCTCCACCATACTACGTTCTGCCAAACCGGGATTTGTTTGTTCGTGCTACCCTCTACGGCGCAGAGCCGAATCTGATGCTGTTCGCAGACACGTGTGTGGTCTCTCCAAATCCTTATGACTTTACAACTGTGGCATCTGATATAATAAGAAATGGGTAAGGAAAATATCTCAACAACTATTTCCGAATAATTTCTTGCATGTGAATGACGTGATAAGGTCACTAACAAATACATATAACACAAATCCAAAGTTCTGTAGCACTTTTGAGTTATCCATTAGTTAGCAAGAATGTcttgttagacattggaacaggctgcccagggaagtggtggagtcaccatccctggaggtctttaaaagacgtttagatgttgaacttagggatatggtttagtggaggactgttagtgttaggtcagaggttggactcgatgaccttgaggtctcttccaacctagaaatgctgtgattctgtgaagaagcAGCTAGATTTTAAATGAACTACCTATTAGGATGGACACTTTTGTTTAGTggcattttacatttaattcaCTGTTATATTCTGCCAGGGAAGAGAAATCAGTATAATTTTTAAGAAGGTATTTcacaaattatattttgaaacatattAATTTAGACAAGGATATATGTAAACCTCCTCATTtaagtggttttgtttgatttgggATATGGGTATGTTCCTTTACAGTTCTTAGAAAGTTtaaagttgaaataaaaaattactttggaaaGATAATAGGGCTGCACAGCTCTTGCTCATATATTTAAAACCTCATCCgatgttttacatttatatgTCTACATATGTGTgtgatatttatatatgtagCATTACTTATTATATACCAAGTTACATATATAAATTCCATATAACTCCATCTATGTTCAGGAGTTCTGGGCTGTGAATTGTGATTaacttcacattttaaaaatcctgaatGCAAATTGCTTCTAAATGATAAAACAAATGACACAGTAACAATGTCACATTTTTTGTAtgataattgtatttttttttccttttttcttttctcaggtgtGTAAGAGACCCAACTTATAGGAGCTACTATTCACCAGACAGGAGGATTGTCCAGTTCAAATTTAGAGCCCCCAGCTTTATCGGCAGATACTCATCCGTTTACCTGCAGTGCAGAATGTCAGTGTGCAACAGATACAATTATTCCTCCCGATGCTACCAGGGCTGCATAAGGAGAAGCAAAAGAAGCACAAGTGACAGCGATGAAGACGCCATTGTTGTGGTCTCCAGATTACAGTAGCACCAATAATGCTTCTTCTAATTATAGTATCATGTTGATCACTTACATACATGATCAGTATGTTGCACACCTGCTAATAAATtctaaaagtaaattttaataGGGGGCATAAATCTAAAGGTATTGTAATCTTAACTGTACttgtgtttcttaatttcagatatttttatctATATTGCAGATCTGTAAAAGCCTAAGCTTCAGTAAAAACTCTCCGTGACAAAGTGTAATTGGATCAGCTGGCTGATTTTTCTCATCAAAGCTGTTTCCCTCTTACTGTTCTTACAGTTCTCCCCATTGTACTGAATAGCTCAAATACTTAGCATTCAGGAATGATTAACCTGCCTTACAGATgtaagcagctgtgctgctttctgagcTCAAGAAGAGACCTAAATCACAGGATAAGAATCCCTTGCAACCAATAATGCCTAAGCAATTATTGTAAATAggaattcagaaataattggaaaaaaaatattatacatGTCCTGAGATACAATCTCTGCGGTACCTATAAACTATTAAAATCTTCCATACGTTAGTTTGTATTACTGGAGACTAGAActatagcacttttttttttttttttttttttttttttccattacaagcattttcttcatctttttcctttcaatatcTGTTCAAATTAAATCACtttgagccaaaaaaaaaaagtgtttctgtgattcagtaTGTTAAATTGTCCTATTTGGAATGACttattgaaacaaacaaacaaacaaacaaacaaacaaacaaaagaactaTAATTTTCAGTTCAGAATAGAGAAAAATATCATGACAGTTGACTGCAGATTGTACAGTAGCCCAGCAGTCAATTGAGGGAAAGAGATGGATTAAATTTTGATAATCTGGTGATAGCCTTTTGATAATCTAAACTCAGGGTGTGAAAAGGATCTTCAAGGCCAATACTCAGTTTCTATATGGTGAATATATAGAGATTACCCAATATGTACAGGTTGCCCAAACTCATAATGAGATGCTCTGTAGGGAATAAAGATGCCTAGCGTTTAGAGTCTGAAATACaagaccaaaataaataaataaataaaataattaattaattaaaaaaaaggcaacttttTGTGTTtcaacccttaaaaaaaaaaaaaaaaaaaaaaaaaagaaaggattacAATCATTCTGAAACTCAGCTTCTCCATGAATAACTTAGACATCTCTCAGACAACAAACTCCTGCAGGTCTCACACCAAGTCCCTGCTCTGACCAGATCTCTGACCTGGTGGCTCAGCCCCTGTCTTGGCCTGTGTAGTGCCAAGTGGGCTCACAGCCAAAGCCCTAACCCTGTGGGACTGTAATGCCCTTGTAAAAAAATGGCCAGGACTCCAGTCCTGAGCCAGAATATTTCCTAATTGCACGTAATTCACACCAAAATCCATTGCACTTGTAACCCTGCCGTTCTGCTTCTCACAGGTAATGACTTAAAGTGCTTGAAATCACATTTTCCCTGCTATTGCAGGGAAAtctcagctgcaggcagtgagGGAAAGTGCCTGTAAATAACAGATCCACAACAGCCAAATGCTTGTTCCTTTGTTCCAAAATGCACACTAATTTGTTCTAAGGatcagctattttaaaatactttccatACAGTCATCCTGTTCTCATTTTAAAGGACTTTGCCAGCCATTTTCTTCTGAGGTGGAAGAGGGAACTCAAAGCGTGCCATTAATATTTCAGCATCACCTGGTATGTGAGCACATCACACTGTCAACATGGTGTGTGAACACAGGGGATTGGAAAATGGTTTGAAGGCTCAGATCTGGTGCACGAGCTGCAGTGCTCAGAGCCATCCCTGCAAGCACCAGAGCCCCACTCAGCCCTCCAGATCCACAGGGCTCAggggtccagtccctccagAGCAAACACAGAGCAGGAGAATTTCCTCATCGTTTGTACACAAGTAATACCAGCAGTTAGCCTACCAACCCATACCTACCAGCTTGCCAGAGCATCATAGCCACGGACgtattgtgtattttttcttggaGTTGATAGACACAGAGATGACTGGCTGGGCGTTGTACCCCAGTTCACaaattaaatgcataaaaagTGGATGTTAGCACTTGAAAATCGCTTGCACATATGTGTGTGGGTTTAAGAAATGAAAGGCTATACAGAGTAAATGCAAATGTAgtatttctggaaacaaaagagaattCAAATACTATTGCAGTGGCTTTATGCACGTATTCAATGCCTCACATTTAAAGACAATGTAAATACCCTGTCCTGAGGAAGAAAGGGTTGCATTCAAAGTCcttaaaggataaaaatataGACAGGATTGTTTTAAATAAGGTACATGTCTGAGACTAGAAAGGTAGCATCATTACAGAGGCATCATATTTCCGTATCAATCTGtgtagaaaagaaacaaatttgtTTGCATACAAACAATTTGTTATAAAAGAGAAGTACCTGGATGTGCTTCAAAAAGGTCTGCACCACAACTCTTCTTGACTTAGGAAACTTGAAAGAACCCCTGTTTGCACAGCTGTGGGACACCAGCCCTCTGCATTGGAAAGAATCTCACAGCTCAGCTCCCGTTTTCCGTGGCTATTCCCACACCACGTAGGTGCCAAGGCTAGGGGAAGGGCACATCTGTGGCACTGGCAGTAGCACAGCCTGTGGAAGCTTTAAACACGGGCTATCTGCTGCTGCAGTAGGAAATACTCCATATTTAAGGAGCTTTGGTCCTTCAAGAAAGGCAGACAAAGTAGTGTATATATATTGGAGCAGATATTCATTAGGCTCGTGCTCAGAGGAACTGGGGCTCTTGGGATGTTTTTGTGCCTTCTGCTGTGGGACTACAAAAGTTTTACTTACAATGTGGCCGCAGTGCAATGCTGTTCTTTTAAATCTGTGGGTAACATTGACGTTGTCTTGTTCACCCACGAATGCTTCAGCAATGGGAAATTATTACTTGGGACAACTCCGCTACGATAGTccctgtagcgaggtgggggttggcctgttctcccacgtgcctggtgacaggacgagggggaatgggtttaagttgagccaggggagttttaggctagatgttaggaagaacttcttcactgaaagggttgtgaggcactggaacaggctgcccagggaagtggtggagtcaccgtccctggaagtcttcaaaagacgtttagatgtagagcttagggaaatggtttagtggggactgttagcgttaggttggaggttggactcgatgactttgaggtctcttccaacctagaaaattctgtgatccCACTTTATAACCCAAGGAATCTTCAGCAGGGACACTGAATGCTCTGCCCATGCAACCCGAAAGGACAGGTGTCAAAATAGAGGTGGGAACCACGGAGCTCCCTCTGCCCCACGCTTTGAGCTGGACGCGTTGGTCCCCAAAGGGACAGTCTGTCAGTGCCCCCCAAACATTTCTGTTCGGGTCAGACTAATGACAACACACCCGCACAGAGGCTCAGTGAATCAACAGGGAACCGTGCTTTGAACCCATGAGACGCAGAGCTGATGAAAGCATGGTTAAACTTCTTCTACgcaatacatattaaaaaaaaaaatgggcacaCCTGCTACTTTCTCATTTCTATCTGTTAAAAGGAAACAGTAACTGAGAGATTAAGACTTCCCTCCACGATACCATGCAATACAAGATGATTATGAAATAGCAGGAGGTATAAAAGTTAGAAATCCCTACCCTCCCCAGCTGCCATCAAAATGCGGGCACTCAGACGCTTCTTCCTTCTGCCTCTCTTAGCTGCTCTAACTCTTGCTGAAGACAA
Proteins encoded in this region:
- the LOC116491199 gene encoding deleted in malignant brain tumors 1 protein-like gives rise to the protein MSGNLYSRNRNSLLNLACRIYSNPGFKALPSIRESPYQQTPSGRFVVKFAFYDSPSFSNVVRSPPYYVLPNRDLFVRATLYGAEPNLMLFADTCVVSPNPYDFTTVASDIIRNGCVRDPTYRSYYSPDRRIVQFKFRAPSFIGRYSSVYLQCRMSVCNRYNYSSRCYQGCIRRSKRSTSDSDEDAIVVVSRLQ